The Acetivibrio cellulolyticus CD2 genome has a segment encoding these proteins:
- the fba gene encoding class II fructose-1,6-bisphosphate aldolase has product MPLVTSKEMFKKAYEGGYAIGAFNVNNMEIVQGITEAAKEVNAPLILQVSAGARKYANHTYLMKLIDAAIIETGLPICVHLDHGDTFELCKSCIDGGFTSVMIDGSHHSFEDNIKLTKQVVEYAHDKGVTVEGELGRLAGIEDAVNVSDADAAFTDPDQVQEFVEKTGVDSLAIAIGTSHGAFKFKGEARLRFDILEEVQKRLPGFPIVLHGASSVMPEYVEMINKFGGNMPGAKGVPEEMLRQAAKMAVCKINIDSDLRLALTGSIRKYFAENPSHFDPRQYLSPARAAIKDVVKHKLINVLGCDGKA; this is encoded by the coding sequence ATGCCATTAGTTACAAGTAAAGAAATGTTTAAAAAGGCATACGAAGGCGGATACGCTATAGGTGCATTCAATGTTAACAACATGGAAATAGTTCAGGGAATAACTGAAGCAGCAAAGGAAGTTAATGCTCCATTAATTCTTCAAGTTTCAGCAGGAGCTAGAAAGTATGCAAATCATACATACTTAATGAAACTTATTGATGCAGCTATAATAGAAACTGGTCTTCCAATCTGTGTACACCTTGACCATGGTGATACATTTGAACTCTGTAAATCATGTATAGATGGTGGATTTACATCAGTTATGATAGATGGTTCACATCATTCATTCGAAGACAACATCAAATTGACAAAACAGGTTGTTGAATATGCACATGATAAAGGCGTTACTGTTGAAGGTGAACTTGGAAGACTTGCAGGTATCGAAGATGCAGTTAACGTATCTGATGCAGATGCAGCATTTACAGATCCTGATCAGGTTCAAGAATTCGTTGAAAAGACAGGCGTTGACTCTTTGGCAATAGCAATCGGAACAAGCCATGGAGCATTCAAATTCAAAGGTGAAGCAAGATTAAGATTTGATATATTGGAAGAAGTTCAAAAGAGACTTCCAGGTTTCCCAATCGTATTACACGGAGCATCATCAGTTATGCCTGAATATGTTGAAATGATCAACAAATTCGGCGGTAATATGCCTGGTGCAAAGGGTGTTCCTGAAGAAATGTTAAGACAAGCTGCTAAAATGGCAGTTTGTAAGATAAACATTGACTCTGACTTAAGACTTGCTTTAACAGGAAGCATCAGAAAGTACTTTGCTGAAAATCCATCACACTTTGACCCAAGACAATATCTTTCACCAGCTAGAGCAGCTATTAAAGACGTTGTTAAACACAAACTTATCAATGTATTGGGTTGCGACGGTAAAGCTTAA
- a CDS encoding 6-phosphofructokinase codes for MSRLEGACMFGQSGGPTSVINASAAGVIQEALKQDCITAVYGAAHGIKGVLDEQFYDMSKEDSYELDLMKTTPSSALGSVRYKLKSADVDETDYKRLLEVFKKYNIRYFFYNGGNDSMDTCNKVSKYMQKVGYECRVMGVPKTIDNDLFGTDHCPGYGSAAKYIATSTMEVYHDARVYDTGMVTVLEVMGRNAGWLTAASALAAHKGNGPDLIYLPELPFSIEKFLEDTSKVYKQNGKVIVAVSEGCKDEQGRYIAEMGSNLAKDSFGHAQLGGAASILANVAKEKLGTKVRGIEFSLLQRCAAHVGSLTDVNEAYMAGQMAVKHAVEGMTDYMVAFERAAGTEYKCTTKLINLTDVANTEKTIPREWINKEGNGLTQDFINYALPLIQGESKPVLEDGLPRFTKLKKVLAKK; via the coding sequence ATGAGCCGTTTGGAAGGAGCATGTATGTTCGGCCAGTCAGGTGGCCCTACATCAGTTATTAACGCTAGTGCTGCTGGAGTTATCCAGGAAGCATTAAAGCAAGATTGCATTACAGCTGTTTATGGAGCAGCACATGGAATTAAAGGTGTTTTAGATGAACAATTCTATGACATGAGCAAAGAAGATTCCTATGAATTGGATTTAATGAAGACTACACCATCATCCGCTTTAGGTTCAGTTAGATACAAACTTAAGAGTGCTGATGTAGATGAGACAGATTATAAGAGACTTTTAGAAGTATTCAAAAAATACAACATCAGATATTTCTTCTACAATGGTGGAAACGACTCCATGGACACTTGCAACAAAGTAAGCAAGTACATGCAGAAGGTTGGCTACGAATGTAGAGTTATGGGTGTTCCAAAGACTATCGACAACGACCTTTTTGGAACAGACCACTGTCCAGGTTACGGTAGCGCTGCAAAATACATAGCTACATCAACTATGGAAGTATACCATGATGCAAGAGTTTATGACACAGGAATGGTAACAGTTCTTGAAGTTATGGGTAGAAACGCTGGTTGGCTTACTGCAGCTTCAGCTTTAGCTGCTCACAAAGGAAATGGACCGGATTTGATCTATTTGCCTGAACTTCCTTTCAGTATTGAGAAGTTCCTTGAAGATACAAGCAAGGTATATAAACAAAACGGTAAAGTTATCGTTGCTGTTTCTGAAGGCTGTAAAGACGAGCAAGGCAGATATATTGCAGAAATGGGTTCAAACCTTGCAAAAGATTCCTTCGGTCATGCTCAACTTGGCGGTGCTGCATCAATACTTGCAAACGTTGCTAAAGAAAAGCTCGGAACAAAAGTTAGAGGAATCGAGTTCAGCTTGCTTCAAAGATGTGCTGCTCACGTTGGTTCATTAACAGACGTTAACGAAGCTTACATGGCAGGCCAGATGGCAGTTAAGCATGCTGTTGAAGGTATGACAGATTACATGGTAGCATTTGAAAGAGCTGCTGGTACTGAATATAAATGCACTACCAAGCTAATCAACCTTACAGATGTTGCAAATACTGAAAAGACTATTCCAAGAGAATGGATCAACAAGGAAGGAAACGGCTTGACACAAGACTTCATCAACTATGCGCTTCCTTTAATCCAGGGTGAATCCAAGCCAGTATTGGAAGATGGACTTCCTAGATTTACAAAGTTAAAGAAAGTTCTTGCTAAGAAATAA